The nucleotide window GGTCTGAGACCATACAAGAACCCTAAAAGAAGGAGTTCTCGTGGTTCGCTTTCAAGATCTGGAGGAAGTTTGACTCTTCCGATCAACCCAACGTCTTCTTGGGGATCTTCTCCGGCGCATCTTCCACCCCCGCCTAGCTACTCCCAGCCTCCTCTTCTCCCTCTTCCACGTGTCAACAGCTCTACTCTCCCTCTGCAACGCGTCAACAGCTCTCGACCACGTGTGAACAAATCTAGTCTCCCTTACTCTCAAACAAGACCAACGTCTCAAACACAACAGAAGAAAGCAGAGTACGTTGAAACTGTGCCGACACTGACTCGAACCGGTTCGGTTCCGGTCCGGTCTAGCCACAAGCGTGATTTCCCGGAAGGATTTGATGGTTATCCTGGTCCAGCAATCATGTTATTATCTCCTCCGCCGTGTAGTTTGCCCATGCCTAGGTTTTCTATGAAACCGAAGCTTAGTTGCAACGCGGAAGCTGCCGGCAAAACTGACGTAGCCACCAATAACTTACGTCGTGTTTTACAACTACGTTAAGGTCGATGAACAAATAAGTTAAAGCCATGGGCTTGGGTCTGtcttgtttttaaaaagatagaACTCTCTCCTTTTGTGTGATTTGCTAAGCCATAACTTTTTCTTAAAAGGCTCTGTTGGCACAAAGTATAAGCCTTGTCCCGTTGTCGGAATATATTTTCTTCTATGTTTGTTTCCTTCTATAAGATTATTACCAATATATTAAGACCTTGTTATTTTACATGTTGCTGCAATTAGGGGTGTGCATTTCATTTTAAAGTtaggttcggtttggatttcttttggtttatttgGGTTTTTAAAACCTTAACCTCAGTCTAGTTTGATTTGATTGTGGTTTGGttttatttgtgttttattcGGTTGGTTCGATTTGATTGTGGTTTGgtttatttgtgttttattcggtttggttcggtttttttgTGTTCTTCAATTCCAGTTGACTTTTAGTTATATTCTAGTTTGGTTacgaaatataatttataaaacataaaataaatgatcATTTGATACCAAACTAttaatttcttcttatttaaatGTAAACCAAAGATtacaacaaaaatgtaaaagatataactaataattttataatattatcttaGAACCTGATATAAATATCATATGCAGTTTTAGGGTTTTAATGATAGAAtacaaaattcatatttttattttattttatttgttagttgtgtttttttatttattaaaaatataatatatataattatattcaacCAAACTACACCAAACTATCTACCCATCTTAGGTTTATTAAACTTTTAACAGAATGGTTGAAACATATACTTTGGTTTGGatcggtttgggtttagtgtttCTCCCACTCCTCGTTGCAACTTGCCAGAACTGTTTGTTTTATTATAGCACGTTGTTTAAGATTaattcaatatggtaaaaccgaaccgtaccgaaccgaaccaaaccgaaatagacaatatggtttggttttggtatatactatataaaccgaatggatataattttataaaaaccgtaggatttggatatggtttggtatataaccgattaaaccgaataaaccgaataaaaccgattaaaagtagaaacatgtaaatatgtatctattttataacaatacatgaaaatctatttgttacataagttaaatttgtgttaataattattaccatgattttatagtaataaaaaaccttaatttgtaaaacatgcttgaactataactaaataacaatacatcgcaattcagacatcttattttctaagtcttttttgatctttttgatttattttagtcttcactaaattaatatgaagattataaatttgatggacaataattaatagaaatttttcaattgaaaaaacatgatttaaatgaacactaaatatggaaaagtggaaaaactttctttcatgtttctgttttgtttcatatttttattttcaaaatttcaagctttgattttagttatagatttgattattttatttgatggtagaagcatttttacttttttgttcatttatttgaacatgtaatatatttttaataaatgagtgtgctgacaatatgactctaaaattcatataatatgatctcaaacaaaataattatgttttttggtataaaaccgaataaaccgacggtatataaaccgaaccgaaccaaagtaaatatggatttagaatgatagttatattttactaaccgaaataccgaaaaccgaaaaaaaaccgaaccgaaaccgaaccgatatccggattgaacacccctaatttatatgattaaatttttttcggtttaaaatataaatttggtaTATAGTCGATCCACGGTTAATCACAAAATATGCTATAGATAAACCAAAATCGCTTCAACATGCAAGAACGTAGTctaataataaaaaagtttCAGATGACATAAATTAAGTCGGTTTTGATTATGACATTGACTATTGAGGTCGTAACATTAGTGTAAGAATCAATACATAATGTCGTGATGATGACAAAAAACATTGAGTTCGTaacataaatataagaaacaaaaCTGGTATTCTCCGTGAATCGAAATCTCATACTAGACAATGTAATAATCTCAGCCTTCAGTGAATCTATGTCCACAATTGGGGCAAGTATAATATGTTGTTTGTCCTTCGTCTGCTGATCTTGTCTGCAATATAAGAAACCTCGAGATGAATACATTCTCTGACATTAAGAACTTGAAAAGCTTGGACTTACCTGTCTGGTTGTGTACACAAGCTCAGGGTGCTGACATTTCTCGCACGCCTTTTTGATCTGCATAGAGAATACATCAAAAATCAAAAGtcagatacaaaaaaaaacgaaatatgtttgtgattgtgtgttttgTCATATAATAAAACCTTTGGTAGCTCAGTGTCTTCCTGCGTTTTTTCACCAAACAGAGAGATTCCTAGTTCTCTCCTGATATCCTACAAAACGCCAAAGATCATGATGAGCTTCATACTCATTTGGCATAAGGAATATCTCTGTATTACCGCAAAAGAGAACGAAACGGGTTTAAACAACTCATGATGCATTGTTCTTACAAGTAATAACAATAGAGTAGTGTTTCTTTTCAGGTTTGAAATTAATCACATAGACAAGGCGGGGATGCATGTGTTCACTGTCTAGTAAGTCAAGCTAAATATCTTTACTACTCCGTGGAACAAAAACCAATTTCGATGGATTTACAACACACATAAAGAATACAAGCATGACGCAGACAATATAACCAGACAAGAATCCACATTGCTGAATAAAGGAAAGAAACATACCTCATCAGAAACAGTGTAAGCTATTTGCTTGTCAACGATTTCTGAAAAGCAAAGACGTTTTAGATCACAATAAGATTAACCAATACcaagaaattaattaattagaaCACCAAAAAACGATTTTCTTTTTTGTATACCTTTTGCGTTTCGCGTTGTTTTGCATAGCGGACATTCAGCATACTTGTTCGACTTCAACATCAGCATCGTTCCACACAAATTACAGAACAAGAACCCGCTTTCCCTAGACTTCTCCATTACAAAGAACCTTtcccagaaaaaaaaacacacacaaaacaagcAACATAACTCATCTCTGTTTCAATTTGCTTACAGAAACCAAATTTAATGGGAACAACGGACTCTACAGGAGAACGATGATGAAACTATTCTAAGCACGAACTAGAGACTAACCATAATGTACTTTGTAACGGtaaattagataaaaaaatctgaaataaacATTAATGGTTTCCAAGAGTCTAGAGAAACACTATAAAAccgtaaaaaaaaatcatataaaataaaatggtacagaacaatttataaaaggttattaacaaaaaaaaaaaaacaatttataaaaggTTATACATAAAATCAAACAAGTATCATAGttaattacagaaaaaaaaaataagaaactaGGACATGTAACGAAACCTTACTGAAACACCAAGTTTATGAGCAGAGAGATGAAGGAGGTTAGCGTTTCGAACGGTTTTGAGCGAGAGATGTGCTCACGGTTCTCGTCGGCGGCGAGGCGGATATAAAAGAAGAAATTGAAACAAAAGGTAGTAAAATTACGTAATGGGCTTTTTATTGCAAAGGCCCATTATTAAACGAACATGGGCCTTTATTACAAATCTCAATATTTGAAATGAGAGTGAGAGAGGGATCAAATTagaaaattgaaattgaaaaaaagGCAAGGCTCCTTTTTTTTCCGCCACagtagtagagagagagagagagacgatggAGGAGTTCAGTCCAATGCCGTGTCCCTCCACCGTAACAGTCCGCCGTAACCCTCCGAGAAAAGCCAGAGCCACTCCGTACACCACCGCAGCTAAACCACCTCCCTCCTCGAACGCTCACGACGTCCCTTCGTTCCCGATCGACGAGATTCTCTCCATCCAGATCCCTCTTCCCGAACCACCCAAACCCTCGGCTTCGGAGAGCTTGAAGATCTTCCTGAGAATCAAGCCCTTGAGGGTGTTCAACAAGGTAACCGCCGCGGCGGCGAAGAGCAGACCTAGAAACGTCTGGCCGCAAAACCCTTCGAAGAAGCAAAACGTCGCGAAAGAGAGTAGGAGTAAGAAGAGCGAGGAGGCTTGTATCGCTCTCAACGATTCTTACTCTGTCACGCTGACTCCGCCTCAGGCGTTGCAAGAGCTGAAACGAAGCAAGACTGAGGTCTTTGAAGGGTTTTCTCACGTTTTCCCTGCCGACTGTTCGCAGGTTCGACCTAATCTAGCTTCCTTTTTTTGAATTGAAGCGTTGTTGACGAGTGTTTGTGTTTGTAGAGAGATGTGTATGGTAAGATGGTTCAGCCTTTGTTGGAGGATTTCTTGAATGGGAAGAGTGGAATGTTGGCTGCGTTGGGTCCTAGCGGCTCTGGGAAGACTCACACTGTCTTTGGAACTCCCAAGGATCCTGGTGTTGTTCCTCTTACGCTCCGTCAGATTTTCAAGAAGAGAGATGAGACTTCTTCTCCTGTGTCTTTGAGGTACAAAAGACCAAAACTTTGTTTGGGGGTAGGCACACTTTGTAGCTTGTTCCATTACATCTCTTTGCTTTTATCTTCAGGGCATTTTACTTGTCGATATTTGAGATATGCTCCGAGCGAGGGAAAGGGGAGAAAGCTTATGATTTACTTGGAGATGGAAGCTCTGAGTTGTCTGTGCAGCAATCAACCATCAGGGGTTTGAAAGAGGTCTCTGcttggtttttagttttcatAATGGATATATGAGGGTTGTAAACTCTCAGGCTTTTGACAATCATGTGTGTTAACTGGTAAGTAGGTGCCGATCCGGAATTTGGAGGAAGCAGAGTCCTTAATTGGACAAGCGATGCTGAAACGTGCTACAGCTACAACAAATTCAAATAGCCAGTCAAGGTACTTGGCAGCTAAAGTTTTGGACCACTTCTCAACAATGTTTAACTAAATGTCTTCATGTTCTTAACTAATTTTGGGAATGTTTTCAGTCGCTCACAGTGCATCATTAACATAAGAGCAGCATCCGATGGCGTTTCTAACGAGACAAAAGTGCAGTCTACTGATGCTATGCTGACTATAGTTGACTTGGCGGGAGCAGAAAGGGAGAAAAGAACTGGCAATCAGGTTATACTTTCTTACTCTACACTTTGTATATGGAGTATGGACTTTCTTAGCAGTTTATTATGGAAAGCCACAAGTATATGGCATGCCTGAATATTTGCCTTCTAAATACAGTTGCAGTGTAATAGTTAGGAGGAAAGATTCGTAGCTTGACTCTGTAAGATGAACAGTACTTGTTCTTAGCATCACATTAGGAACTGGTTAACCGTGAGTTAGAGTTGTCTTCATCTGTTAAATTAAACGTGTTCCTTGTATGACtgtttgatttgttttgtaGGGAGAAAGGTTGGTTGAGAGTAATTTCATCAACAATACATCCATGGTTTTCGGTCAATGTTTGCGGGTAAGCGTATTGATTTTGGACTACCTGAAGACTATCTTCTTTTTACGCCTACATTCAACTAAGAACTAACCATGATCAGCTCTATGTGTTGGTAGTCACTTTTGGAGTACCAGAAAAACCGAAAGAAAGGATTTCAGAAACATCATCAAAATTCTCTGGTAGCATCTACCTTAATACTATCTGATGaaaatttatatgatttatgGGCTATTTAGTCTTGTTCATTCTGTATTCTAATGTTATTTTGGTTTAATGTAGTTAACAAGGTACTTGCGAGATTATCTAGAAGGAAAAAAGAGGATGGCTTTGGTATGACTATTCTGTGGGATTTTTTCTTGAGTTCTTGTACAAGACctaattttatatattgtaaTTTATCGTTTCCTCTGTTATCTAATTTACAGATTATAACAGTCAAAGCAGGAGAAGAAGATTATCTTGACACCTCCTATCTCTTAAAACAAGCATCGCCGTACATGAAAATCAAGTAATGTTCGTTATTATGAACTCGAAGATGAAGTCCACATATCTCTTGCAAGTGCTGATGTTCTTCCGTTTGGTGTTTTTATTCAGATTTGATAACATTGAGGAGGTTTGCAACAAGAGGCAGCTCAAGACATTTCCAAGAGttgagaaaaacaagaaaatgaaactCAGTGCTCCCAAGACTTCCCAAGTAATTTTGGCTTCCTCTACTGCAGAACTGAAAACTTTTTGTGCATAAATCATTATACTGAAAATGTTGCATTTGCCATTGTAGATTGCAGAGACTGTTTCTGGAGAGAAAAACCAAATTACTCAGGAAGGTAGGATTTTGAGAACTCTTCCAAATATTGACTGCACGGCACGTATTCAGTTTCTTGCTTATTTCCTTTTGCGTTGTGGATGTCTAAAATGATATTGTTCACCAGTGAATTTGGAGGGAAAGAAAGCTCATCAAACGGACAAATCATCTCCAAAACTGGAGGATAACAACGAGAGAGAGCACATCATCATGCGGAATTTTGCTAAAGTCGTGTGGAATGTCCTGAAGCAGTATAACGAGAAATTAAAAGTAGTGTCCTCCCTTTGCCTTTATTTACTGTCAACAGTCTGTGCTGGAGCTTTCTTTCCTTGATATTGTGACATATCACAGTTGAAGGATGTTTGATATCTATGAATC belongs to Brassica rapa cultivar Chiifu-401-42 chromosome A07, CAAS_Brap_v3.01, whole genome shotgun sequence and includes:
- the LOC103829456 gene encoding kinesin-like protein KIN-6 isoform X3 yields the protein MEEFSPMPCPSTVTVRRNPPRKARATPYTTAAKPPPSSNAHDVPSFPIDEILSIQIPLPEPPKPSASESLKIFLRIKPLRVFNKVTAAAAKSRPRNVWPQNPSKKQNVAKESRSKKSEEACIALNDSYSVTLTPPQALQELKRSKTEVFEGFSHVFPADCSQRDVYGKMVQPLLEDFLNGKSGMLAALGPSGSGKTHTVFGTPKDPGVVPLTLRQIFKKRDETSSPVSLRAFYLSIFEICSERGKGEKAYDLLGDGSSELSVQQSTIRGLKEVPIRNLEEAESLIGQAMLKRATATTNSNSQSSRSQCIINIRAASDGVSNETKVQSTDAMLTIVDLAGAEREKRTGNQGERLVESNFINNTSMVFGQCLRSLLEYQKNRKKGFQKHHQNSLLTRYLRDYLEGKKRMALIITVKAGEEDYLDTSYLLKQASPYMKIKFDNIEEVCNKRQLKTFPRVEKNKKMKLSAPKTSQIAETVSGEKNQITQEVNLEGKKAHQTDKSSPKLEDNNEREHIIMRNFAKVVWNVLKQYNEKLKVAEGDICSLKERLKNEQLKSRELETELTSLKSSCLFSKSNLAEPCLHEVEALVHAKEQLEIDTSLANADTNVDDDDPCDLIESRSEVTAEGCSESPVPHKSLVPGLGNEEISCGEQECAKEDDSCNLIDSTSEVTAEEYNESPVPNKNVVPDLANEQECDNQIDPTPSPEQVEVRLINNRLSNIQTKSAVSRRFPDSEKQERHRRLLPASSRLLAEEMNDLEIKDKQIEKPQVKLAETRDQEKSESTQGREIEIPAREAEPASTKKQRNEQKKPRRRLQPASSVLLTREINTLEIEDDVAEPKGTRGGKKTIVTQPRSQGSVTLLRLLTSNLHL
- the LOC103829455 gene encoding DNA-directed RNA polymerase I subunit RPA12, with the translated sequence MEKSRESGFLFCNLCGTMLMLKSNKYAECPLCKTTRNAKEIVDKQIAYTVSDEDIRRELGISLFGEKTQEDTELPKIKKACEKCQHPELVYTTRQTRSADEGQTTYYTCPNCGHRFTEG
- the LOC103829456 gene encoding kinesin-like protein KIN-6 isoform X1 translates to MEEFSPMPCPSTVTVRRNPPRKARATPYTTAAKPPPSSNAHDVPSFPIDEILSIQIPLPEPPKPSASESLKIFLRIKPLRVFNKVTAAAAKSRPRNVWPQNPSKKQNVAKESRSKKSEEACIALNDSYSVTLTPPQALQELKRSKTEVFEGFSHVFPADCSQRDVYGKMVQPLLEDFLNGKSGMLAALGPSGSGKTHTVFGTPKDPGVVPLTLRQIFKKRDETSSPVSLRAFYLSIFEICSERGKGEKAYDLLGDGSSELSVQQSTIRGLKEVPIRNLEEAESLIGQAMLKRATATTNSNSQSSRSQCIINIRAASDGVSNETKVQSTDAMLTIVDLAGAEREKRTGNQGERLVESNFINNTSMVFGQCLRSLLEYQKNRKKGFQKHHQNSLLTRYLRDYLEGKKRMALIITVKAGEEDYLDTSYLLKQASPYMKIKFDNIEEVCNKRQLKTFPRVEKNKKMKLSAPKTSQIAETVSGEKNQITQEVNLEGKKAHQTDKSSPKLEDNNEREHIIMRNFAKVVWNVLKQYNEKLKVAEGDICSLKERLKNEQLKSRELETELTSLKSSCLFSKSNLAEPCLHEVEALVHAKEQLEIDTSLANADVSFRHDFDFHFLIPLPKIIIANNNNFQTNVDDDDPCDLIESRSEVTAEGCSESPVPHKSLVPGLGNEEISCGEQECAKEDDSCNLIDSTSEVTAEEYNESPVPNKNVVPDLANEQECDNQIDPTPSPEQVEVRLINNRLSNIQTKSAVSRRFPDSEKQERHRRLLPASSRLLAEEMNDLEIKDKQIEKPQVKLAETRDQEKSESTQGREIEIPAREAEPASTKKQRNEQKKPRRRLQPASSVLLTREINTLEIEDDVAEPKGTRGGKKTIVTQPRSQGSVTLLRLLTSNLHL
- the LOC103829454 gene encoding uncharacterized protein LOC103829454, yielding METISLQRSPGKQVSGLRPYKNPKRRSSRGSLSRSGGSLTLPINPTSSWGSSPAHLPPPPSYSQPPLLPLPRVNSSTLPLQRVNSSRPRVNKSSLPYSQTRPTSQTQQKKAEYVETVPTLTRTGSVPVRSSHKRDFPEGFDGYPGPAIMLLSPPPCSLPMPRFSMKPKLSCNAEAAGKTDVATNNLRRVLQLR
- the LOC103829456 gene encoding kinesin-like protein KIN-6 isoform X2, encoding MEEFSPMPCPSTVTVRRNPPRKARATPYTTAAKPPPSSNAHDVPSFPIDEILSIQIPLPEPPKPSASESLKIFLRIKPLRVFNKVTAAAAKSRPRNVWPQNPSKKQNVAKESRSKKSEEACIALNDSYSVTLTPPQALQELKRSKTEVFEGFSHVFPADCSQRDVYGKMVQPLLEDFLNGKSGMLAALGPSGSGKTHTVFGTPKDPGVVPLTLRQIFKKRDETSSPVSLRAFYLSIFEICSERGKGEKAYDLLGDGSSELSVQQSTIRGLKEVPIRNLEEAESLIGQAMLKRATATTNSNSQSSRSQCIINIRAASDGVSNETKVQSTDAMLTIVDLAGAEREKRTGNQGERLVESNFINNTSMVFGQCLRSLLEYQKNRKKGFQKHHQNSLLTRYLRDYLEGKKRMALIITVKAGEEDYLDTSYLLKQASPYMKIKFDNIEEVCNKRQLKTFPRVEKNKKMKLSAPKTSQIAETVSGEKNQITQEVNLEGKKAHQTDKSSPKLEDNNEREHIIMRNFAKVVWNVLKQYNEKLKVAEGDICSLKERLKNEQLKSRELETELTSLKSSCLFSKSNLAEPCLHEVEALVHAKEQLEIDTSLANADTNVDDDDPCDLIESRSEVTAEGCSESPVPHKSLVPGLGNEEISCGEQECAKEDDSCNLIDSTSEVTAEEYNESPVPNKNVVPDLANEQECDNQIDPTPSPEQVEVRLINNRLSNIQTKSAVSRRFPDSEKQERHRRLLPASSRLLAEEMNDLEIKDKQIEKPQVKLAETRDQEKSESTQGREIEIPAREAEPASTKKQRNEQKKPRSHCNRRLQPASSVLLTREINTLEIEDDVAEPKGTRGGKKTIVTQPRSQGSVTLLRLLTSNLHL